Below is a window of Candidatus Aminicenantes bacterium DNA.
ACCGCGTCATAGACGGCCTCCACTCCTGCGCCCGGCCGCAGCGGCTTGTGGAAGTCCAGCGCCTGGGCCGCCGAAACGATCTCGATGGCCAACACCCACATCGAATTCTCCAGGATCTGCCGTGCCTTCCGGCAGGCGATCGTGCCCATCGAGACGTGATCCTCCTGGTTGGCGCTGGTCGGGATGCTGTCCACACTGGCCGGATGGGCCAGGATCTTGTTCTCCGAAACCAGGCTAGCCGCCGTGTATTGCGAGATCATCAACCCGCTGTGCAGCCCGCCCTGTTCGGCCAGGAAGGCCGGCAGGCCGCTCAAAGCGGGGTTCAGCATCTGCTCGACCCGCCGCTCGCTGATGGAAGCCAGCTCGGCCGCGGCGATGCCCGCGTAGTCGGCCGCCAGCGCCAAGGGCTGGCCGTGGAAGTTCCCGCCCGAGATGACCCGGCCTTCCTCCGGGAAAACCAGCGGATTGTCGGTGACCGAGCCCATCTCGACCCGCAGGACTTCCTCGATGTGGCGGATGGCGTCCCGGCTGGCGCCGTGGACCTGGGGAACGGCCCGCAGTGAATATGCGTCCTGGACCTTGGCGCAGCTTTCGTGAGACAGTCGGATCTCGGAGTTGCGTAAGAGCGCGCGCATATTGGCGGCCGTTTCGACCGCGCCCGGATGCGGCCGGAGTCCGATGACCGCCTCCTCGAACGGGGCGTGGCTGCCCTTGAGAGCCTCCACACTCATCGCGGCCGCGATATCGGCCGTCGTCAGGAAAGTCCGGACATCGGCTATAAACAACGCCAGCAGCGAAGTCATGGCTTGGGTACCGTTGATGAGGGCTAGTCCCTCCTTAGCCTCGAGGACGAGAGGGGAGAGCCCTGTCTCGGCCAGCACTTCGGCCGACGGCCGCACCGTGCCCCGATATTCGACCTCTCCCTCGCCTATAAGGGCCAATGCCATATGGGCCAAAGGCGCCAGGTCGCCGCTCGATCCGACCGAGCCTTGCGAAGGAACGACCGGATGGATGCCGTGGTTGAGGAAAGCCAGCAAAGCCTCGACGACTTCCTCCCGGACGCCGCTGTGGCCGAGCGACAGGCTTTGGGCCCGAAGGAGCAGCATGCC
It encodes the following:
- the hutH gene encoding histidine ammonia-lyase — translated: MLVLDDRFSLEEFIAVVRRGRRVDIGPAARERIRRARDRVEAILAVGIPVYGVNTGFGKFQNTRIEADKLKDLQRNLILSHAIGVGEPFPAEVVRGMLLLRAQSLSLGHSGVREEVVEALLAFLNHGIHPVVPSQGSVGSSGDLAPLAHMALALIGEGEVEYRGTVRPSAEVLAETGLSPLVLEAKEGLALINGTQAMTSLLALFIADVRTFLTTADIAAAMSVEALKGSHAPFEEAVIGLRPHPGAVETAANMRALLRNSEIRLSHESCAKVQDAYSLRAVPQVHGASRDAIRHIEEVLRVEMGSVTDNPLVFPEEGRVISGGNFHGQPLALAADYAGIAAAELASISERRVEQMLNPALSGLPAFLAEQGGLHSGLMISQYTAASLVSENKILAHPASVDSIPTSANQEDHVSMGTIACRKARQILENSMWVLAIEIVSAAQALDFHKPLRPGAGVEAVYDAVRAAVPHLSTDRYLKPEVSKVREMIRRGDFVRAAEAVSGPLK